From Cucumis melo cultivar AY chromosome 1, USDA_Cmelo_AY_1.0, whole genome shotgun sequence, a single genomic window includes:
- the LOC103495542 gene encoding uncharacterized protein LOC103495542, with product MSCSRKGWVVAASVGVVEALKDQGICRWNHTIRSLQQYAKNHVRSISQAKKLSSPSAATVSDHRWKQSEESLRTVMYLSCWGPNN from the coding sequence ATGAGTTGTTCCAGAAAAGGTTGGGTTGTAGCCGCAAGTGTTGGAGTGGTGGAGGCTTTGAAAGATCAAGGGATTTGCCGATGGAATCATACCATTAGATCCCTTCAACAATACGCTAAAAATCATGTTCGATCCATTTCTCAGGCTAAGAAGCTTTCTTCTCCCTCCGCTGCCACCGTTTCCGATCACAGATGGAAGCAGTCCGAGGAATCTTTGAGGACTGTCATGTACTTGAGCTGTTGGGGCCCTAATAACTGA
- the LOC103495543 gene encoding uncharacterized protein LOC103495543, translating into MSSSRRAWIVAASVGVVEALKDQGICRWNHTIRSAHQYARNHVRSVPQATRLTGSSAAVVSSKPQQKQSEESLRTVMYLSCWGPN; encoded by the coding sequence ATGAGTTCATCAAGAAGGGCCTGGATTGTAGCCGCCAGTGTGGGCGTGGTGGAAGCATTAAAGGATCAAGGAATTTGCCGATGGAATCACACCATTAGATCGGCACATCAATACGCTAGAAACCATGTCAGATCGGTGCCTCAGGCCACTAGATTGACTGGCTCCTCCGCCGCCGTGGTTTCCAGCAAGCCACAGCAGAAGCAATCGGAAGAATCTTTGAGAACCGTCATGTATTTGAGCTGTTGGGGTCCCAATTAA
- the LOC103495544 gene encoding uncharacterized protein LOC103495544, with protein sequence MSSSTRALIVAATVGVVEALKDQGICRWNHILRSAHHYARNHVGSISQAKKFSSAVSSANRLQQSEESLRTVMYLSCWGPNN encoded by the coding sequence atgagtTCATCAACAAGAGCGTTGATCGTAGCGGCCACCGTCGGCGTTGTGGAGGCACTTAAGGATCAAGGAATTTGCCGGTGGAATCATATCTTAAGATCGGCGCATCACTACGCCAGAAACCATGTTGGGTCTATTTCTCAGGCTAAGAAATTCTCCTCCGCCGTGTCTTCCGCCAACCGCCTCCAACAGTCGGAGGAATCTCTCAGAACAGTTATGTATCTTAGCTGTTGGGGTCCTAATAACTGA
- the LOC103495545 gene encoding uncharacterized protein LOC103495545: protein MSSSTRALVVAATVGVVEALKDQGICRWNHLLRSAHHYARNHVRSISQAKKLSSAVPSANRFQQSEESLRTVMYLSCWGPNN from the coding sequence atgagtTCGTCAACAAGAGCTTTGGTTGTAGCAGCCACCGTGGGCGTCGTGGAAGCACTGAAGGATCAAGGAATATGCCGGTGGAATCATCTGTTAAGATCGGCGCACCACTACGCTAGAAACCATGTCCGGTCTATTTCTCAGGCTAAGAAGCTTTCCTCCGCCGTGCCTTCCGCCAACCGCTTCCAACAGTCGGAGGAATCTCTGAGGACGGTCATGTATCTTAGTTGTTGGGGTCCTAATAACTGA
- the LOC127149405 gene encoding uncharacterized protein LOC127149405, whose translation MLQPKRFLSQVYCSRESRRLIYIETRMSSSQICCCREGRPFKYVAAGRIFTIIIIFNVLQQRGSSSSSSMCCSGGNHQLHLLTNVAAEKIIIFIFSHMLQPRGSSSSSSQICCSREDHHHHFHLLTYVAVERIIISFSSSHICCSQENLHHHFHLLTYVAAERIFISMFIFSHMLQLRGSSSSSSSHIYCSREDLHHHLHLTYVAAERIFIIIFISHMLQPRGSSSSSSSHICCSREDLHHHLHLLTYVAAERIFIIIFISHMLQPRGSSSSSSSHICCSREDLHHHLHLLTYVAAERIFIIIFISHMLQPRGSSSSSSSHICCSRENLHHHLHLTNVAAERIFIIIFISQMLQPRGSSSSSSSHICCSREDIHHHLHLTYVAERIFIIIFISKAVQRNHHHLHLQGSAAKSSSTPSSMRHTRSIIIVSMRCSR comes from the coding sequence atgttgcagccaaaaagatttttgtctcaagtatattgtagccgagaaagtcgtcgtctcatatatattgagacgaggatgtcgtcgtctcaaatatgttgctgtcgagaaggtcgtcccttcaaatatgttgcagctgggaggatcttcaccatcatcatcatcttcaatgtgttgcaacagagaggatcatcatcttcatcttcaatgtgttgtAGCGGAGGAAATCATcaacttcatcttctcacaaatgttgcagccgagaaaatcatcatcttcatcttctcacatatgttgcagccgagaggatcatcatcttcatcttctcagatatgttgcagccgagaggatcatcatcatcattttcatcttctcacatatgttgcagtcgagaggatcatcatctcattttcatcttctcacatatgttgtaGCCAAGAGAATCTCCaccatcattttcatcttctcacatatgttgcagccgagaggatcttcatcagcatgttcatcttctcacatatgttgcagctgagaggatcttcatcatcatcttcatctcacatatattgcagtcgagaggatcttcatcatcatcttcatctcacatatgttgcagccgagaggatcttcatcatcatcttcatctcacatatgttgcagccgagaggatcttcatcatcatcttcatctcacatatgttgcagccgagaggatcttcatcatcatcttcatcttctcacatatgttgcagccgagaggatcttcatcatcatcttcatctcacatatgttgcagccgagaggatcttcatcatcatcttcatctcacatatgttgcagccgagaggatcttcatcatcatcttcatcttctcacatatgttgcagccgagaggatcttcatcatcatcttcatctcacatatgttgcagccgagaggatcttcatcatcatcttcatctcacatatgttgcagccgagagaatcttcatcatcatcttcatctcacaaatgttgcagccgagaggatcttcatcatcatcttcatctcacaaatgttgcagccgagaggatcttcatcatcatcttcatctcacatatgttgcagccgagaggatattcatcatcatcttcatctcacatatgttgccgagaggatcttcatcatcatcttcatctccaAAGCAGTGCAGCGAaaccatcatcatcttcatcttcaaggcAGCGCAGCGAAATCATCATCAACTCCATCTTCAATGCGGCACACTCGATCAATCATcatcgtctccatgcggtgtagtcgatag